The Onychomys torridus chromosome 4, mOncTor1.1, whole genome shotgun sequence genome includes a window with the following:
- the Gjd2 gene encoding gap junction delta-2 protein: MGEWTILERLLEAAVQQHSTMIGRILLTVVVIFRILIVAIVGETVYDDEQTMFVCNTLQPGCNQACYDRAFPISHIRYWVFQIIMVCTPSLCFITYSVHQSAKQRERRYSTVFLALDRDPTESIGGPGGTGVGGSGGSKREDKKLQNAIVNGVLQNTENTSKETEPDCLEVKELTPHPSGLRTAARSKLRRQEGISRFYIIQVVFRNALEIGFLVGQYFLYGFSVPGLYECNRYPCIKEVECYVSRPTEKTVFLVFMFAVSGICVVLNLAELNHLGWRKIKLAVRGAQAKRKSVYEIRNKDLPRVSVPNFGRTQSSDSAYV; the protein is encoded by the exons ATGGGGGAATGGACCATCTTGGAGAGGCTGCTGGAAGCCGCGGTGCAGCAGCACTCCACTATGATCGGGAG GATCCTGTTGACTGTGGTGGTGATCTTCCGGATACTCATTGTGGCCATTGTGGGGGAGACGGTGTACGATGATGAGCAGACCATGTTTGTGTGCAACACCCTGCAGCCCGGCTGTAACCAGGCCTGCTATGACCGCGCCTTTCCCATCTCCCATATACGTTACTGGGTCTTCCAGATCATAATGGTGTGCACCCCCAGTCTCTGTTTCATCACCTATTCTGTGCACCAATCGGCCAAGCAGCGAGAACGCCGGTACTCTACGGTCTTCCTAGCCCTGGACAGAGACCCCACTGAGTCTATAGGGGGACCTGGCGGAACTGGGGTTGGGGGCAGTGGGGGAAGTAAACGAGAAGATAAGAAGTTGCAAAATGCCATTGTCAATGGGGTGCTGCAGAACACAGAGAACACCAGCAAGGAGACAGAACCAGATTGCTTAGAGGTTAAAGAGCTGACTCCACACCCATCAGGGCTGCGCACAGCAGCAAGGTCCAAGCTCCGAAGACAGGAAGGTATCTCTCGCTTCTATATCATCCAAGTGGTGTTCCGAAATGCTCTGGAGATTGGGTTTCTGGTGGGCCAATACTTTCTATATGGCTTCAGTGTCCCGGGGTTATATGAGTGTAACCGATACCCCTGCATCAAGGAGGTGGAATGTTATGTGTCTAGACCCACTGAGAAGACAGTCTTTCTGGTGTTTATGTTTGCTGTGAGCGGCATTTGTGTGGTGCTCAACCTGGCTGAACTTAACCATCTGGGATGGCGCAAGATCAAACTCGCTGTCCGTGGGGCCCAGGCCAAGAGAAAGTCGGTCTATGAGATACGTAACAAAGACCTGCCTCGAGTCAGTGTTCCCAACTTCGGCAGGACTCAGTCTAGTGACTCCGCCTACGTGTGA